The following coding sequences lie in one Peromyscus eremicus unplaced genomic scaffold, PerEre_H2_v1 PerEre#2#unplaced_58, whole genome shotgun sequence genomic window:
- the LOC131901225 gene encoding serine/threonine-protein kinase PLK1-like produces MKTSDNAEKLARAPADLLKARVQGDAGPSAPMAAPLLKKIPEVLVDKGSRRLYVRGRFLSKAGFVKCFEISDPDTKEVFAAKMVPKSLLTPSQKEKLSKEISIHRSLSHQHVVGFHSVFEDSEFVFVILELCRERSLLALHKRRKALTQLEARYYLRQIILGCQYLHHNQVIHRNLRLSNVFLNEDLEVKIGGFRLATKVEYEEEQMKTFCSPQNFIAPEAVRLGSFEEDVWSIGCIMYTLLVGKPPFETSFEKETYLRMKPNEYSVPKHINPVAASLIQKMLQAKPAARPTIEELLKDEFFTSGYIPARLPITCLTIPPRLSVAPSGLDPSSRKPLMVLEKGVERPLPDRPWEKEEPVVWGTSEAIECHLSDMLQQLTRVNASKPSERRQVRQEEAEDPACIPIFWVSQWVDQSMKYGLGYRLCDNSTGALFNDSTCLVLYNDGDSLQYIDHDGMESYPTMSSHPDSLMKKVTLLQHFQSYMNEHLQKAGANMKAGANTTPREGDELARLPYLKKWLRTSRAIILHLSNGTIQINFFQDHTKLILCPMMAAVTCISKNQDFHTYCLSLLEEYGCCEELGRQLCYAHTMVDRLLSSKSTSSRLEDNP; encoded by the exons ATGAAGACATCAGACAATGCTGAAAAGCTGGCTCGAGCACCAGCAGACCTCCTGAAAGCCAGGGTCCAGGGAGATGCAGGTCCCAGTGCCCCAATGGCCGCCCCACTGTTGAAAAAGATTCCAGAGGTCTTAGTGGACAAAGGCAGCAGGCGCCTTTATGTAAGGGGACGCTTTCTGAGTAAAGCAGGCTTTGTCAAATGCTTTGAGATCTCAGACCCAGACACAAAGGAGGTGTTCGCAGCCAAGATGGTGCCTAAGTCTTTGCTCACACCCTCCCAGAAGGAGAAGCTGTCCAAAGAGATTTCCATTCACCGCAGCCTCTCACATCAACACGTCGTAGGCTTCCACAGCGTTTTCGAAGACAGTGAATTTGTGTTTGTGATTTTGGAGCTTTGTCGGGAGAGG tcCCTCCTGGCGCTGCACAAGAGGAGGAAAGCCCTGACCCAGCTGGAGGCACGCTACTACCTAAGGCAGATAATTCTAGGCTGTCAGTACCTGCACCACAATCAAGTCATTCACAGGAACCTTAGGTTGAGCAACGTCTTCCTGAACGAGGATCTGGAGGTGAAAATAG GGGGTTTCAGGCTGGCAACCAAAGTGGAATATGAAGAGGAACAAATGAAGACCTTTTGTAGCCCCCAGAACTTCATAGCTCCCGAAGCGGTGAGACTGGGAAGTTTTGAGGAGGATGTATGGTCCATCGGGTGCATCAT GTACACCTTGCTAGTGGGCAAGCCACCTTTTGAGACCTCATTCGAAAAAGAAACCTACCTCCGGATGAAACCAAATGAATACAGTGTTCCCAAG CACATCAATCCCGTTGCTGCTTCCCTCATCCAGAAGATGCTCCAGGCAAAACCTGCTGCCCGCCCCACCATTGAGGAGTTGCTCAAAGATGAGTTCTTCACTTCTGGCTATATCCCTGCCCGTCTGCCCATCACCTGCCTCACCATCCCACCAAGGTTGTCAGTGGCTCCCAGCGGCCTGGACCCCAGCAGCAGGAAGCCTCTCATGGTCCTCGAGAAAG GTGTAGAGAGACCCTTGCCTGACCGTCCCTGGGAAAAGGAGGAGCCAGTGGTTTGGGGGACAAGTGAGGCCATCGAGTGCCACCTCAGTGACATGCTGCAGCAGCTGACCAGGGTCAATGCCTCCAAGCCCTCAGAGCGAAGGCAGGTGCGGCAAG AGGAGGCTGAGGATCCTGCATGCATCCCCATCTTCTGGGTCAGCCAGTGGGTAGACCAATCAATGAAGTATGGACTTG GGTATCGGCTCTGTGACAACAGTACAGGGGCACTCTTTAATGACTCAACATGCCTCGTCCTCTACAATGATGGCGACAGCCTCCAGTATATAGACCATGATGGAATGGAGTCTTACCCCACCATGAGCTCCCACCCTGACTCCTTGATGAAGAAG GTCACTCTCCTCCAGCATTTCCAAAGTTACATGAATGAACACCTGCAGAAGGCAGGGGCCAACATGAAGGCAGGGGCCAACACCACACCCCGGGAAGGTGATGAGCTGGCCCGGCTGCCCTACCTGAAAAAATGGCTCCGCACAAGCCGCGCCATCATCTTGCACCTCAGCAATGGCACTATACAGATTAATTTCTTCCAG GACCACACCAAACTTATTCTGTGCCCCATGATGGCAGCTGTGACCTGCATCAGCAAGAACCAGGACTTCCACACATACTGCCTGAGCCTTCTGGAGGAATATGGCTGCTGCGAGGAACTGGGTAGACAGCTGTGCTATGCCCACACCATGGTAGACAGGCTGCTGAGCTCAAAGTCTACCAGCAGCAGACTCGAGGACAACCCCTAA